Genomic segment of Candidatus Deferrimicrobiaceae bacterium:
ATAACCCCTGCCGAAACGTGATCCCCCACGGGTTACCGGCAGCGCTCCTTCCTTCCTCGATCAGCACCGGCACGCGTCGATAAATCTTTTTCGCCAGTTCAGCATCGAGGCCACTACGGAATACGGGGCACGTCTTCGAATTCGGATTAACCAAGCGAATATCGTTGGGCGAAAGGGTGAACCGACGATGCGGATCGGAGAGTTGGGTGGTGTCGCCGGCGAAGAAAACAAACTCAGTTGAAGCGATATCCGCCCCCAGCGTCATAAGAGAAAATTTGTAGCTTTTATGAACGCTTGGGAATATCCCGTCTCGATTTTCAAAATCATACAAACTCGCCAAGCGCTTGCCGCTCGCGACCGCATTGAAGAACACCTTCGTGTTGTCGTCTGTCACGATGCCCGTTGGAACGATGATTCCGGCCCGGCCCGTGGGAGAAAGAAGGTTCAGAAAAAGTTCGGAGAACAACGAGTAGGTGTTCAATTTCCCAAAGGCAGTAAGTCGAAATTGCCCACTTTCACGAATGAACTGATTGGCCGCCTCAGATCCGCGCTTGTCTTCCTCATACTGTTTCCAAACCGCTGGGGCATCAGTTCTCAACGCCTCAATTGCCTTCTTGCGCTTCGCTCCTGCCAAGGCAGCGATTCGTGGGGAGATCGTTGCGAAATATTCTTCCTCGCCAAGTTGGGAAACCTCCCAAGGCGGGTTGCCTAACACGACGTCGAAACCGCCCTTTGAAAATACTTTTCGGAAGGCGATGGGCCAATGGAAGAACTGGTTAGCAACCGATGTCTGGTGGACGGCCTCGGCCACACCGGGGCGCATCGCGATCCCCTTTTCGGCGCGCGTCAGATCCTCGGTCAACGGAACGCGGTCGAACATCTCGGGCGTCTTGGGCAGGAAGAACGCGGCTGTGAAGAGGTCGGCGGCCAGCCGTTGCGCTGAGGTCTCCGCCGCTTCCTGGTATTTCGCCCATGCGGCAGCTTTCGCCTGGATCTGCTCGATCGTCTCCTCGGGCATGGCGTCGAGGTCGATCGTCGACTCGACGGACTTCAGCGCAGCCGGTGCATAGAGGCTTCCCTGAACCGCTTTGACACCCGCGACATTCCGTTTTTTCAGGTCGCGAGCAGCGGTCTTGACGTCACCTGAGAGCGCGGCGTATGCCTCGTCGGGAATTCCGTCGTCAAGGATCTTGAGATCGCGCACCCCGACCAGCGAATCGCCGCACCGGATGTGTGCGTCGAGAAAACCCAACGGGCGTCCTGGCTCGACCGTTTCGAGCCACAGGGCGGTCTTGCACAACTCGACTGCCAGTGGATTGCGGTCGACACCATGGATGCAGTAACGCACTACCTCGCGCAACGCGTGACGGCGCAGCAGCTCGTCGGGAATGTCGGCGTCGGCATCGAGGCGTGCCACCTCCATCGCCACACGACGGGCGGCAGCCAGCAGGAAGTGGCCGGAACCGCAGGCGGGGTCGATTATTTTCAACGAGAGGAGCGCAGCACGCGGATCTGCCGGATGGTCGGCCAACGTTTTCGCGATCACAGGCTCAAGTGCGCTCTTGATCAGTTCGCCTACGAGACTTTGCGGCGTGTAGTAGCTGCCGCTCAGTTTCCTCTCGGAACCTTTGCCGCGATCGCCCGATTCGTCTCCCACGAACGCGAAGGTCCACGGTGTAGCCTCGACCGACAGGATCGGGTGAAGTTCGAGGAGGCTTTCGTAGACGCTGCCCAGCTCTTCGGTGTCCATATCGCGATAGTTGACGCGCGACAACGCAGTCCCGGTCTTGAAGAAGGCGAGCGCGTAGATCGCCCGCAACAGGAAGCCGTTCTCGATGAGCGCCCCATCGAGATTCGGACACGCGCCGGGAGCGAACAAACCACCCAACGGGGGAAGCGCGAGCGGCGCGGCACCGTCAGCCAGGCCGCGGAATACGACCCGCAGCGCCTCCCATCGGTCAACGTAGGAATCGTAGCCATGGCGACGTAAACTCTGCTCCCGAAGGCGGGCGATTCCATACCCTTGGGCGTACAGATCACGTGCTTCGGCGTCGGACGCGTCATCGTGGAGCACTTCACGGTCCTCGACCGTCAACAGGAAGATGAAGCGGTAGACGAGCCGGAGCAGTTCCCGGTAATAATCCTGGGACGAAAGCGATCCCGACCGGAGCGCCTCGCGCAGGGCATCGTTGCTCGTTTGGCAGACGAAACCGTTTCCCAGTTGCCGCAGAGCATCTGTCACCCCGTCCCTCAAGTGCGCCAGCGCCCGCTCGCCCGTCTTCTGCGCCTCATGCCGCCACTGTTCGAGAAT
This window contains:
- a CDS encoding N-6 DNA methylase, coding for MRRDNGIGFTALRTEGGILPSGFLQKVAALEANRQKGDDYWIARGLNLKDEIGRAWRIALAEWKEYRERVVRTGADPVKVGIESWLAQLLKSGLGFDDIAGAEAAILGGRTFPVRHYAAGGKVPLVMTTADIPLDKGNVRFGEEGRRRSPHALLQEFLNAEDASLWGIVSNGLVIRLLRKNPSLTRPAYVEANLERMFEEGLFSDFAAFWLIFHASRFGVLGEKPDGCILEQWRHEAQKTGERALAHLRDGVTDALRQLGNGFVCQTSNDALREALRSGSLSSQDYYRELLRLVYRFIFLLTVEDREVLHDDASDAEARDLYAQGYGIARLREQSLRRHGYDSYVDRWEALRVVFRGLADGAAPLALPPLGGLFAPGACPNLDGALIENGFLLRAIYALAFFKTGTALSRVNYRDMDTEELGSVYESLLELHPILSVEATPWTFAFVGDESGDRGKGSERKLSGSYYTPQSLVGELIKSALEPVIAKTLADHPADPRAALLSLKIIDPACGSGHFLLAAARRVAMEVARLDADADIPDELLRRHALREVVRYCIHGVDRNPLAVELCKTALWLETVEPGRPLGFLDAHIRCGDSLVGVRDLKILDDGIPDEAYAALSGDVKTAARDLKKRNVAGVKAVQGSLYAPAALKSVESTIDLDAMPEETIEQIQAKAAAWAKYQEAAETSAQRLAADLFTAAFFLPKTPEMFDRVPLTEDLTRAEKGIAMRPGVAEAVHQTSVANQFFHWPIAFRKVFSKGGFDVVLGNPPWEVSQLGEEEYFATISPRIAALAGAKRKKAIEALRTDAPAVWKQYEEDKRGSEAANQFIRESGQFRLTAFGKLNTYSLFSELFLNLLSPTGRAGIIVPTGIVTDDNTKVFFNAVASGKRLASLYDFENRDGIFPSVHKSYKFSLMTLGADIASTEFVFFAGDTTQLSDPHRRFTLSPNDIRLVNPNSKTCPVFRSGLDAELAKKIYRRVPVLIEEGRSAAGNPWGITFRQGLFNMASDSGLFVTGKELCAEGPVMMEDMSYRTSRDSRYVPLYEAKMVHQFDHRWATYESNGTDSRDVSDDDKSDPSYAPMPRYWVPEEEVEKRLNDKNWTRKWLMGWRDICRSTDERTMIAGVVPRVGTGDTFLLIMPGTKAPRLIACLLGNLNCLALDLVARMKVGGTHLKYHVMKQIAVLPPERYSQEDIEFIAPRVLELVYTADNLRPFAEDLGYTVDPFPWDPERRALLRAELDALYAKLYGLTRDDLRYILDPSEVFGPDFPGETFRVLKNNETRKFGEYRTQRLVLAAWDRLEQEHTHWG